From the Mesorhizobium koreense genome, the window GCCCCGACATACCGCAATGGAACAATGGGGGCCGCGCCTCGGCGCCATTCGAGGCAGGAGAAGAAAGCGATCCGTCGATTTGGGCGATATCCTGCTTCTTTATCCGCTCCGGTGCGCGCGGCAAGGGGCTCACCCATGCGCTGGTCTCGGCCGGGATCGATCATGCCAGGGAGGCAGGTGCGCGCTATCTGGAAGCATGCCCGATGGATCAGTCGAAGAACTCCCGCTCACTGGGCCTGTTCGTCGGTTCGACGCGGGTGTTCGAGAAGGCTGGTTTCCAGAGAATAGCGGAGCGCAAGGCAGGCCGGCCGCTTGTGCGGCTCGCTTTTCATGAGAATCAGAAGGCTGGAGAGAAGGGCGGACCCAATTGACGATCTCCGGATCTCGGCGATCAAACGCCCAACGCCTGGGCGATCTTCCGTCGCGCGTCTTTCCAGTCCGTTACCGTCGTGATTCCTTCCGGATCGAAAGGTGGGAGCAGGGCGCGGATCGAGTTGTCGGCCATCAGGTGAAAGAGCGATGCATCCGACACGCTCTCCCTTGCCGACAAGAGATTGCGGGGCAGATCATCGACAAAGGCGACCGGACGCTTCTTTTCTCCGCGAAGCATGGCAATCGCCGGTCCTTTCGGCATCTCTGTCGTGAGTAGGGGGTAGGGCAGACCGAGCCGGTCGAGATGGGTGCGCCGAGCCGCCCGATGCCGATGCGGCATCATCGTCAGAAGGACGATCTCGGCGCGGCCCCCGAAGGAAGCGAGTGCTTCGGCCGCGCCTTCCGCCATTTCCTGCCAGTCCGCCTGTACCGCGAAGAAGGCGTCGATCGCTGCGGAAACGCGTTCGGCAGCCGCCGGCTCATTCGTAGTCGCGTCGAAGACATTGCCATGGATGTGGAACGTCTCCAGCCTCAGTTCGAGCCCTTGCGAAGCCAGATAGCGCGGAAGCGGCCGGATGAATTCGAGCACGACATCGTCAACGTCGAGCACCAGAAGCGGCCGGTCGTCGAGCGCCAATTCGGCAATCTGCCGCACGGTTTCGGGATCATCGCTCATGTGGAAGCTTCAAAGCGGTCGTTGCCGTTCGCCAGCATCCGCCGTGCTTCGGCAATTGAGGCGGGCTCGGCGCCTGTCTCGGTAGCAAACCGCATCAGGCTCGGCTCGTGGGCAAGCAGGAAATCGAGCACACCTGCGAGAAAGCCGGGCTCCCGCGCCGCCTCCCTGATCGATGACGCCTCGATGCCGGTAATGGCGAGAAAGCGCGGAAGCAGTTCCGCGTCGCCCGCGATGAAGCCGAGCGCCGATATGGCTATCGTTTCGGCTTCTTCGCTGGAATGTCCGGCTCGTAGCATGAATGCGCTTTCCTTAGGCAGCGAGGATGGAAGGTATAGCGGAGGCTCTATACATCGAGAGAACGACCGGACCAAACTTTGCATTTCGGGACAACGGTTTGCCTTTCGTCAATCAAATTGAGTTAGGAAAAACGAAGGGAATCGGCTTGGCTGGATAGCGTGCTTTCATCGTACGCCATCCGCAGGGCCGCATCGGGACGGGAAGAATGCCGAAGAAGGTGATGATCGTCGAAGACAATGAGCTCAATATGAAGCTCTTTCGCGACCTGATCGAAGCCAGCGGCTACGAGACCGTGCGCACGCGAAACGGGCTGGAGGCGCTCGACCTCGCCCGCGCCCACAAGCCGGACCTCATCTTGATGGACATCCAGTTGCCGGAGGTTTCCGGGCTGGAGGTGATCAAATGGCTCAAGGAAGACGAAGACCTTCGCGTCATTCCCGTTATTGCCGTCACCGCCTTCGCCATGAAGGGTGACGAGGAGCGCATCCGCCAAGGGGGTTGTGAAGCCTATATCTCGAAACCGATCTCGGTGACGAGGTTCATCGAGACGATCAAGTCCTATCTAGGCGACGCATAGCCCCGAAAGGCTTCTGACATGACCGCCCGCATCCTTGTAGTCGACGACATCCCGGCCAATGTGAAGCTTCTGGAGGTCCGGCTGCTGGCGGAATATTTCGAGGTGCTGACCGCCTCGAACGGCGCCGACGCGATCGAAATCTGCGAGGCCGGCAAGATCGACGTGGTGCTGCTCGACATCATGATGCCGGGTATGGACGGGTTCGAGGTGTGCCGCCGGCTGAAGCTCGATCCGGCGACCGCGCACATCCCGGTCGTCATGGTGACCGCACTCGACCAGGTGGCCGATCGCATTCGCGGTCTGGAGGCGGGCGCCGACGATTTCCTGACCAAGCCCGTCAACGATCTGCAACTGATGACGCGCGTGAAGAGCCTCGTCAGGCTTAAGACACTGACCGACGAGTTGCGGCTGCGCGCCTCTACCACGCGCAATATAGGCATCGAGGAGATGCTCAGCCGCAAGCAGGCCGATGCCGACCAGCCCAAGATACTGCTTGTGGACGAGAAGCCGGTTTCGGTCGAGCGTCTGACGAACATGCTCGGGTCGGCCTTCGCGATCGACGCGGTTGCCGATCCGCACAAGGGTTTCTTCGACGCGGCGGAGGGAGACTATGATTGCGTCGTCGTGGCGACCGGCTTCCGGGATTTCGATCCGCTCAGACTCTGCTCGCAACTCCGCTCGCTTGACCGTACCCGCTTCCTGCCGATCGTGCTGATCGCCAATGAAGGCGAGGAGGACCGCATCCTGCGCGGCCTCGAACTCGGTATCAACGACTATCTCGTCCGACCGATCGAGCAGCAGGAACTGACGGCGCGGCTGAAGACTCAGGCCCGCCGCAAGCGCTACAACGACCAGCTCCGCGCGAGCGTCACGGAGACGATGGAGATGGCCGTGATCGACGGGCTGACCGGCCTGCACAACCGCCGCTACCTCGACAGCCACCTCCAGACGCTGTTCGACCGTTCGGTGGCACGCCGCCGGCCCCTGTCCGTTATGATGACGGACATCGACCATTTCAAAGCCGTCAACGACAAATGGGGCCATGACGGCGGCGATCGTGTCCTGCGCGAATTCGCCGGCCGGCTGAGGAAGAACGTGCGCGGCATCGACCTTGCCTGCCGCTATGGCGGCGAGGAGTTCGCGGTCGTCATGCCGGACACCGAGGCGCATATCGCGGAAAAGGTCGCGGAACGCATCCGCGCCGAGATTGCCAGCGCTCCTTTCGTGGTGGCGGGAGACGGAACGGCCATCGAAGTCACGGTGAGCGTCGGCGTCTCCTCGCTCAAACCCTATGGCGATGGCGTCGAGGCACTGATGAAGCGTGCGGACGTAGCGCTCTACGAGGCCAAGTCCGGCGGTCGCAACCGCGTCGTTGCCAAGGCGGCATAGGCGCATGGCGATATCGGCAAGGCCATAAATTTACCTTGTTCGCAGTGATTTCTTGGCTTTGGTTAAGAAACTATTGATTTCCAAGGTATCTTAAGCGAGTGTCGCCTTGGGAATTTAAGGGGTGGCGATACGAGGCTGGATTCCAGCTGTCCCTTAGCTATACCCCATGATGCTCAGGTCCGCCGCATCTCCTGGGTTCCGTGGGGTCGGCCGGCCGGCGCTGGCGCAAAGTGGCCTCCTCGTACCGCTGCCAGATTGCCGACCGGCCCCTTCCTTCTTCCCATCATCCCTTTGCACTGACGGGCATTTCAAGATTTTCGATACGGAAGTCTGCCAGGGTGCCAGACTCCCGCTTGCCTTGGAACGTCATTCCGCTGGACCATACGGTAGGGCAAAATCCGTCCTTGAAAGGCGAGGCCGCGATTTCTAGGGTCGGCCGGCAAGAAAAGAAGGAAAACCTATGTTTCGCTCGGTCGTCGACGCCATCGGCAATACGCCGCTCATCCGCCTCAGGCGCGCCTCGGAGGAAACGGGCTGCGAGATCCTCGGCAAGGCCGAGTTCATGAATCCGGGCCAGTCGGTGAAGGACCGTGCCGGCCTCTTCATCATCCGCGACGCCGAGAAAAAGGGCCTGCTCGAGCCGGGCGGCGTCATCGTGGAAGGAACAGCGGGTAATACCGGCATCGGCCTTACCGTCGTCGCCAAGGCGCTTGGCTACCGCACGGTCATTGTCATCCCGGAGACGCAAAGCCAGGAAAAGAAGGACGCGCTCAGGCTGCTTGGCGCGGAATTGCTGGAAGTGCCGGCGGTGCCTTACAGGAACTCGAACAATTACATAAAAATCTCCGGCCGGCTCGCCGAGCGGATGGCGAAATCCGAAACCCACGGCGCTATTTGGGCGAACCAGTTCGACAACGTCGCGAACCGCGACGGCCATGTGCACACCACTGCGCAGGAAATCTGGAAGCAGACGGGCGGCAAGCTCGACGGCTTCGTGTCGGCAGTCGGCACGGGCGGTACGCTAGTCGGGGTCGCCGAAGGGCTTCGCGGTCACAGCAAGAGCGTAAAGATAGCACTCGCCGATCCTTTCGGCGCCGCGCTTTACAGCTTCTATACCGAAGGTGAGTTGAAATCCGAGGGGAACTCAATCACCGAGGGCATCGGGCAGGGCCGCATCACAGCCAATCTCGAAAGCTTCAAGCCGGATTTCTCCTATCGGATCCCGGATGAAGAGGCGCTGCCGATCATCTTCGACCTCGTGCAAGAGGAGGGGCTCTGCCTCGGCGGCTCCACCGGCATCAATATCGCCGGGGCAATCCGACTGGCGCGGGATCTCGGCCCCGGTCATACCATCGTGACGATCCTCTGCGACTATGGCATGCGCTACCAGTCCAAGCTCTTCAACCCGGCTTTCCTGCGCACCAAGGACCTGCCGGTTCCGGCCTGGATGGACAAGGCGCCGGATATCGCCGTGCCGTTCGAAGAGGTGGCATGATGGCCTTCTTCACGGAGGCCGTTTTCCGCGAAGACGCCTATCGCAAGGCCGACGATGGCAGGGTGGTCGCCGTCAACGACCGCGGCGGCATCATCCTCGATCGCACGATCTTCTACGCTACCTCCGGCGGTCAGCCGGGCGATACCGGGTTCCTCGAACGCGCGGACGGTTCGCAGATCGGCGTCGAAGCGACGATCACCGGCGAGAACAAGGATGAGATCATCCATCTGCCGGGCGCCGACGCGACCGCGCCCGAGCTCGGCGAGACGCTTCGTCTGGCAATAGACTGGCCGCGCCGCCTGAAGCTGATGCGCATGCATACCGCCTGTCACCTGCTCACCGTCATCTGCCCCTATCCGATCACCGGCGCGGCCGTCGGCGAAGAGGAGAGCCGGGTCGATTTCGATATGCCGGACTCCGGCGTCACCAAGGAAGAGGTGAGCGCGAGGCTGATGGAACTCGTCAAGGCCGATCATCCCCTCTTCACGCGTTGGATCACCGATGAGGAACTGGCGGCCAACCCGGGACTGGTGAAGTCGAAGAATGTCCGCCCGCCCGCCGGCACGGGACGCATCCGGCTGGTCTGCATCGGCGAGGGTGAGGCGATCGACAGCCAGCCCTGCGGCGGCACCCACGTCGCCGGAACGGGCGAGGTCGGCGATATCCATATCGGCAAGATCGAGAAGAAGGGTCGCGAGAACCGCCGCTTCCGTATCCGCTTCGGGCCGGCGCCGACATAAGATCGTTTGGATTTTCTGAGGGGCCGCTCTACGTAGAGCGCCAAACGTTTCTCGCCGGGAGGATCGCAAATGTCCGATCAGAACCTCTTCTTCGTCACGCCGGAGTGGCTTCAGGAGCGGCTCGGGCAGCCGGGCCTGAAGATCGTTGACGGCTCCTGGTATCTGCCGGCGCAGAAGCGCGACGCGCGCGCGGAGTATGATACCGGACACATTCCCGGCGCCGTCTTCTTCGACCAGGACAAGATCGTCGATCCGGAGTCGAGCCTCCCGCACGCCCTGCCGTCGCCCGACCTCTTCGCGCGCTTCGCCGGCTCGATGGGCATCGCCACAGGCGACAGGATTGTCGTCTATGACGGACCGGGCGTCTTCACCGCTCCACGAGTGTGGTGGATGTTCCGCGTCATGGGCGCGAAGAACGTGTTCATACTGGAAGGCGGCGGCGACGGCTGGAAGGCGGCTGGGCGACCGGTCACCTCGGAAGCGACGAAGATCGCGCCGAACGTCTTCGACGCCAATTTCGACGCATCCCGTGTCGCTTCGCTGGATGACATGCGCGGTATCGTCGAGACCGGGTCGGCCGAGATCGCCGATGCGAGGCCGGGCGGCCGCTTCACCGGCGCCGACCCCGAGCCGCGCGCCGGCATGCGCAGCGGCCATATGCCGGGCGCGCATAGCGTACCCGCACTGTCGCTGGCGAAGGACGGCAAACTGTTGCCGCCGGATGCGCTGAGGGAGAAATTCGAGGCCGCCGGGGTCGATCTCTCGAAGCCGGTCGTCACCTCTTGCGGCTCCGGCGTGACGGCGGCCGTGCTGACGCTCGCGCTCGAAACGCTTGGCCACAAGGAAAACCGCCTCTATGACGGCTCCTGGTCGGAATGGGGCGGGCGCGCCGATACGCCGGTCGAGACCGGAAGCAAATAAAGATGGTGCGCCGGGCGAAGTCGGCCCTCGTCAAGGCGCGGGTGACTCATCTCGAAATGGGCGCCATGCCGCCCCACCGGGTGCCGATGCCGGTCGGCCCGCGCCTCGCGCTCATGCAGGCGCGCAAGATGCCTCTCGCTTTCTACCGCTATCTCTACGAGCAGGTCGGCCGACCGCATCACTGGTCGCTGCGCCGCTTGATCGGCGACGGGGAGCTTGCCGCGACGATCCATGCCCCGACCACCGAGATCGCCGTTCTTTATATCGATGGCTCGCCGGCCGGATTCCACGAACTGGATCTGACGCAACTGCCGCGGAAGGTCGAGATCGTTTATTTCGGGCTGGCGCCGGATTTCCAGGGCAGGGGGCTTGCGCGCTTCTTTCTTTCTGAGACGATCTTCGCGGCCTGGGCGCACGATCCCGAGATCGTCGCCATCCACACGAACACGCTCGACAGCCCCCTGGCATTGCGCCTCTATCAGAAGATGGGCTTTTCGCCCGTCGGCTGGTCGGAAGAAGAGGTCGAACCCTGGGCATGAACGGCAAGGAGAGGGAAAAATGACGATAAGGGTAGTGATGGCGGGCGCCACCGGGTGGGTCGGTAAGGCGCTGATCCCAGCGATCATGGCGGCGGACGGGCTGGAGCTGGCCGGCGCGGTGGCGCGCGGCGCCGCCGGCAAGGACAGTGGTGACGTCGTCGGTCATGTCGTCAACGGCGTGATGGTGGCTGCGACGCTCGAAGAGGCGCTTACCGTACCCTCCGACGTGGTCGTCGATTATACCAAGCCCGATGCTGTGAAGCGGCACGCGCTTCTCTCGATCGAAAAGGGCCGCCATGTCGTTATCGGCACGTCGGGCCTCGGCGCGGCGGACTATGCCGAGATCGACAAGGCGGCGCGCTCGGCGGGCGTCGGCGTGCTCGCCGCCGGTAATTTCTCCATCACGGCGACGCTCTTGAAGCGCTTCGCGCTGATGGCGGCGAAATACGTGCCGGATGTGGAAGTCATCGACTACGCCGGCGCGAAAAAGCCTGACGCGCCATCCGGCACGGCGCGCGAACTGGCCGAGGCACTGGCCGGCATCCGCGGCAAATCGACGGCGGTGCCGCAAGCGCAGGTTTCCGGCGTATCCGGTACGCGCGGCGCTGCGGTCGGGACCGGCGAGGGCGTCCAGGTACACGCCTTGCGCCTGCCGTCCTATATCCTCTCCTGCGAGGCACAGTTCGGCCTTCCCGACGAGCGGCTGACCATCCGCCACGACGCCGGCTCCTCGGCTGCGCCCTATGTGGCCGGCACGCTACTTGCCGTCCGCGAGGTGGTAAAGATCAAGGGGCTGGTGCGCGGGCTCGATGCCCTCATGGAGTAGCCCAGCTATATCCGACTTGGCAGGAAACGGGTCGCAGCGCCTGTGTCTGAGATCTATTTCGACTTCCATCACTCATGGAGGTCACGATGCAAGTCACATTCGAAGCCCTGCCCACAGAAGCCGTTCGCGCGCTGCAGCGCGGCGGGCCCGACGCCTACGGACATAAGCCCGAGCGAAAAATCTCCGACGGCGACGGTGTGCCCTGCCGCCATTGCATGAGGAACGTTGCGGCGGGCGAGCCTTATCTCGTCCTTGCCTACCGGCCTTTCCCGGAACTCCAGCCCTATGCGGAGACCGGGCCGATCTTCCTGCACGCGGCTGAATGCGAGCGCGGGCCATCCGGAACGCAACCGCCGGAGATGCTCGCCAGCCCGGACTATATCGTGCGCGGTTACGGCGCGGACGATCGTATCGTCTACGGGACGGGCGCCGTGGTTCCGACCGCCAAGATCGCGGGGAGGGCGGAAGCGCTGCTGGCTCGCGACGACATCGCCTATGTCCATGTGCGTTCGGCGAGCAACAATTGCTATCAGTGCCGGATCGATGCTGCGTAACTTGCCGGCGTTAACTCTTCATTAACCAAACTGCGCGACGCTGATTCCCAGCTGTCATAGCGCTGTCGCACTGAAGCGGTAGAGAGCGAATGCCTGAGGATGGGCCGACCGCGGATGGACCGGCGGCCTGATCCGGGCATACGAGGAAGCGGGGTTGTTGCCCCGCTTTTTTGTTGCCGGAATTCGAGTGGGCTTTCTTACAAGGAAAAGCCCGCCGGCAGGGAGACGGCGGGCAATCGGAGGCCGATCCGAAATGGTTGCGGCGGTCAGTTGAACTTGTACTTCAGGCCAACGCGCACCGTGTGGGAGGAAGGTTCGACCTTGAAGGAGCCGGGAGGCGCTCCAAAGCCGGCCGAGAGGTCCTTGTCCGAAAACTGCGCGTAGCGATATTCGATGCCGAGCGTCGTATTGGCGGTAACGGCCGTTTCGAGGCCGCCGCCGACCGAATAGCCGCTGCTCCCCCAACTGTAGCTGAGCGACGGGCCACCGCCGCCAGCGGATATTCCTGCCTTGAAATGAGCCCAACTATAGCCACCGAGCACATAGGCGAGGGTGGACGGGTTCACCTTCATGCCGACCCGACCAAGAATGTCAAAGCCGTAGTCCGATTTAAGACTGCTTTTCACACCGGGGATCGGTAAGAAGAGAAGATTGTTAGCTTTGATGCCGGAATAGTTGCCATCCACCATCAATCCGGCAACGAAATTGCCGAAATCGTGATCGTAGCCGGCATTCAGTTCGCCAAATATGCCGTCGCCGGTTATGCCGTTCACATTAAGAAGGCCGCCCAGCGTCGTATCATTCACGGCTTGGCCCGCGCCGACCGAAGCACCGACATAGAAGCCGGACCAGTCATAGACCGGGGAAGCGATGGCGGGGGCGGTTCCATTGGCGCCAAACCGGTAATTTGCCGCGATGTGGAAGGTGTGGGTCGAGGGCTTTAATTCTTCTCCTTCCACCTTGCCGCTGTAACGGCCGTAACGATATTCGGTCTTGATGGACCAGTTATTGCTGATTGCCGTCTCCATGCCGAGACCGAGCATGTAGCCGTCCAGATTACCGCGCACACTGTCACCTGGGATCGACGCTTTGATCTGCTGCCAGCTATACCCTCCCAGGGCATAGCCAAGAGTGCTGCCGTTAAGCAGATAACCCAAAC encodes:
- a CDS encoding GNAT family N-acetyltransferase; its protein translation is MAISTELLTPERWADFEDLFGKQGACYGCWCTAFRLPPAVRRENNRERNKDHMHRRVEEGPPPGILAFDEGKAVGWMQVGPRPDIPQWNNGGRASAPFEAGEESDPSIWAISCFFIRSGARGKGLTHALVSAGIDHAREAGARYLEACPMDQSKNSRSLGLFVGSTRVFEKAGFQRIAERKAGRPLVRLAFHENQKAGEKGGPN
- a CDS encoding DUF3572 domain-containing protein — encoded protein: MLRAGHSSEEAETIAISALGFIAGDAELLPRFLAITGIEASSIREAAREPGFLAGVLDFLLAHEPSLMRFATETGAEPASIAEARRMLANGNDRFEAST
- a CDS encoding response regulator, with the translated sequence MPKKVMIVEDNELNMKLFRDLIEASGYETVRTRNGLEALDLARAHKPDLILMDIQLPEVSGLEVIKWLKEDEDLRVIPVIAVTAFAMKGDEERIRQGGCEAYISKPISVTRFIETIKSYLGDA
- a CDS encoding PleD family two-component system response regulator, translated to MTARILVVDDIPANVKLLEVRLLAEYFEVLTASNGADAIEICEAGKIDVVLLDIMMPGMDGFEVCRRLKLDPATAHIPVVMVTALDQVADRIRGLEAGADDFLTKPVNDLQLMTRVKSLVRLKTLTDELRLRASTTRNIGIEEMLSRKQADADQPKILLVDEKPVSVERLTNMLGSAFAIDAVADPHKGFFDAAEGDYDCVVVATGFRDFDPLRLCSQLRSLDRTRFLPIVLIANEGEEDRILRGLELGINDYLVRPIEQQELTARLKTQARRKRYNDQLRASVTETMEMAVIDGLTGLHNRRYLDSHLQTLFDRSVARRRPLSVMMTDIDHFKAVNDKWGHDGGDRVLREFAGRLRKNVRGIDLACRYGGEEFAVVMPDTEAHIAEKVAERIRAEIASAPFVVAGDGTAIEVTVSVGVSSLKPYGDGVEALMKRADVALYEAKSGGRNRVVAKAA
- a CDS encoding cysteine synthase A, translated to MFRSVVDAIGNTPLIRLRRASEETGCEILGKAEFMNPGQSVKDRAGLFIIRDAEKKGLLEPGGVIVEGTAGNTGIGLTVVAKALGYRTVIVIPETQSQEKKDALRLLGAELLEVPAVPYRNSNNYIKISGRLAERMAKSETHGAIWANQFDNVANRDGHVHTTAQEIWKQTGGKLDGFVSAVGTGGTLVGVAEGLRGHSKSVKIALADPFGAALYSFYTEGELKSEGNSITEGIGQGRITANLESFKPDFSYRIPDEEALPIIFDLVQEEGLCLGGSTGINIAGAIRLARDLGPGHTIVTILCDYGMRYQSKLFNPAFLRTKDLPVPAWMDKAPDIAVPFEEVA
- a CDS encoding alanyl-tRNA editing protein, with amino-acid sequence MAFFTEAVFREDAYRKADDGRVVAVNDRGGIILDRTIFYATSGGQPGDTGFLERADGSQIGVEATITGENKDEIIHLPGADATAPELGETLRLAIDWPRRLKLMRMHTACHLLTVICPYPITGAAVGEEESRVDFDMPDSGVTKEEVSARLMELVKADHPLFTRWITDEELAANPGLVKSKNVRPPAGTGRIRLVCIGEGEAIDSQPCGGTHVAGTGEVGDIHIGKIEKKGRENRRFRIRFGPAPT
- the sseA gene encoding 3-mercaptopyruvate sulfurtransferase yields the protein MSDQNLFFVTPEWLQERLGQPGLKIVDGSWYLPAQKRDARAEYDTGHIPGAVFFDQDKIVDPESSLPHALPSPDLFARFAGSMGIATGDRIVVYDGPGVFTAPRVWWMFRVMGAKNVFILEGGGDGWKAAGRPVTSEATKIAPNVFDANFDASRVASLDDMRGIVETGSAEIADARPGGRFTGADPEPRAGMRSGHMPGAHSVPALSLAKDGKLLPPDALREKFEAAGVDLSKPVVTSCGSGVTAAVLTLALETLGHKENRLYDGSWSEWGGRADTPVETGSK
- a CDS encoding GNAT family N-acetyltransferase; translated protein: MVRRAKSALVKARVTHLEMGAMPPHRVPMPVGPRLALMQARKMPLAFYRYLYEQVGRPHHWSLRRLIGDGELAATIHAPTTEIAVLYIDGSPAGFHELDLTQLPRKVEIVYFGLAPDFQGRGLARFFLSETIFAAWAHDPEIVAIHTNTLDSPLALRLYQKMGFSPVGWSEEEVEPWA
- the dapB gene encoding 4-hydroxy-tetrahydrodipicolinate reductase encodes the protein MTIRVVMAGATGWVGKALIPAIMAADGLELAGAVARGAAGKDSGDVVGHVVNGVMVAATLEEALTVPSDVVVDYTKPDAVKRHALLSIEKGRHVVIGTSGLGAADYAEIDKAARSAGVGVLAAGNFSITATLLKRFALMAAKYVPDVEVIDYAGAKKPDAPSGTARELAEALAGIRGKSTAVPQAQVSGVSGTRGAAVGTGEGVQVHALRLPSYILSCEAQFGLPDERLTIRHDAGSSAAPYVAGTLLAVREVVKIKGLVRGLDALME
- a CDS encoding DUF1203 domain-containing protein, which codes for MQVTFEALPTEAVRALQRGGPDAYGHKPERKISDGDGVPCRHCMRNVAAGEPYLVLAYRPFPELQPYAETGPIFLHAAECERGPSGTQPPEMLASPDYIVRGYGADDRIVYGTGAVVPTAKIAGRAEALLARDDIAYVHVRSASNNCYQCRIDAA
- a CDS encoding outer membrane protein; this translates as MNWSGFYVGVGGGFGAVGYNTGLGGNIGGDGVFGELTAGYDHMLTERLLLGGFIDTHLGTIGPELKAAAPGGPSEKITNNYGFDVGARLGYLLNGSTLGYALGGYSWQQIKASIPGDSVRGNLDGYMLGLGMETAISNNWSIKTEYRYGRYSGKVEGEELKPSTHTFHIAANYRFGANGTAPAIASPVYDWSGFYVGASVGAGQAVNDTTLGGLLNVNGITGDGIFGELNAGYDHDFGNFVAGLMVDGNYSGIKANNLLFLPIPGVKSSLKSDYGFDILGRVGMKVNPSTLAYVLGGYSWAHFKAGISAGGGGPSLSYSWGSSGYSVGGGLETAVTANTTLGIEYRYAQFSDKDLSAGFGAPPGSFKVEPSSHTVRVGLKYKFN